The following proteins are encoded in a genomic region of Lytechinus variegatus isolate NC3 chromosome 7, Lvar_3.0, whole genome shotgun sequence:
- the LOC121418919 gene encoding actin cytoskeleton-regulatory complex protein PAN1-like isoform X5, which yields MAYRGQGSFNPFNGSRADGGKTVSKLTVQLGRSNGNVATSGPQSGGLMNQRKQVSFGNNQSSRLGGDVNVVGGSKNNSVTVAPKIGNNYTADRGCLWGGAEGGSGSQSREVGLITPIGDHERCVNEQGSCQTISMSTDNMNAMSDSNDMPALDQGPAAPFDESSAMQPDIETNKLHPRVLNGNSVHEEDSSSINSSNVSKVQFEEPTVMNIDSSFESAEEKARALAVGAIEKALASQLVSSVTEAAAKLVSDEAKESIDDNKMDTEQCQVNGGLTANEFLNFSDSKLISSLKNFEEIAALQENSINCQDANANEVSDKKSVSIENSNSSDNVNSNNNTQLPPVPPKPAKGPPKQPDGASGPEPEKTQQPPPLPEEHGEAQEFFSSSQILVSDDIIDCLPEVEEMSNGAPPSPPLMAGPEETLTESQEQHVGGTSLPLPGDTEGEQKPTINEQQNNEEENKMGVNSTKDIKNEMTEATKENDIEDADKTMDKAESDVKGEKEDGFITSDVLSKEDCAIHANHDSQVHGDIKDRSVSAINNNSKTTNVTEIAEDNKRAAKEEDVEQKDHDKEMRESVEVKDNMKQDQEKVCQDNYMLDDSLSIPSLTTTPASSSTEIGMTQIPLSPIFEEPRSPAKTDDHLDLSNTSLSSSSHQITTSPSSPEKMDVSEVSGSVSDESTAVATASIVLGVETTGITEANADFIGKENFNENEAESQHNDETEAPVQVPPSAQNGPSQTQNERMYNQQHQHDMNRRSGNMDTHSMPATRQSPPEPPGPPAVPKAPHAPPAAPPAVPKAPHAPPAAPPAPPQPPAAPAAPPAPAAPPTPPQPPAAPPAPAAGPPAPPAPPAAGGAGPPPPPPPPAIGGPPPAPSGGGGGGGAPAGGGLAAALAAAKLKKVNRTEVNDSSSSSAGGGGGGGGGGSRPPPSGGGGDFMSSLQQKLNQRRQASENPSSASDSSSKPSGRTSPPGAPKATSKPWERKTNGVDSTTSSASPQLNRGRLHGPRPQPTSTSPGSQSPRLGGRRPSQPAVNGNAGGDSQNSLDYEKLKQEILTEMRKELQKTKQEIIDAIKQELSRR from the exons ATGGCCTATCGAGGACAGGGAAGTTTTAACCCTTTTAATGGAAGCAGAGCTGATGGTGGTAAGACAGTATCAAAGCTTACTGTTCAACTTGGCAGAAGCAATGGGAATGTGGCAACAAGTGGACCACAGAGTGGTGGATTAATGAATCAAAGAAAGCAAGTCAGCTTTGGCAATAATCAGAGCAGCAGACTGGGCGGAGATGTCAATGTCGTAGGCGGCAGCAAAAACAATTCAGTGACAGTAGCACCCAAGATAGGCAACAATTACACAGCAGATAGGGGCTGTTTGTGGGGCGGAGCTGAGGGTGGAAGTGGTAGTCAGAGTCGGGAAGTGGGATTAATCACGCCAATCGGGGATCACGAGAGATGCGTTAATGAGCAAGGATCCTGTCAGACCATCAGCATGTCAACAGACAACATGAATGCCATGTCGGATAGTAATGATATGCCAGCGTTAGACCAAGGTCCTGCAGCCCCTTTCGATGAATCGTCAGCCATGCAGCCTGACATTGAAACCAACAAACTCCACCCTCGAGTCTTAAATGGTAATTCTGTCCATGAAGAGGATTCAAGTTCCATTAACAGCTCAAATGTAAGCAAGGTACAGTTTGAGGAACCTACTGTTATGAACATTGATTCGAGCTTTGAGAGCGCTGAAGAAAAAGCTAGAGCCTTAGCAGTAGGAGCGATAGAGAAAGCTCTTGCTTCACAGCTTGTATCGTCTGTGACAGAGGCAGCAGCTAAACTTGTGAGTGACGAAGCCAAAGAATCAATTGATGACAACAAGATGGATACTGAGCAGTGCCAGGTAAATGGAGGTTTAACAGCAAATGAGTTTCTAAATTTTTCTGACAGCAAACTGATCTCCAGCTTGAAGAATTTTGAAGAAATCGCTGCTCTTCAAGAAAATTCAATCAACTGCCAAGATGCAAATGCAAATGAAGTTTCTGATAAGAAATCTGTTTCCATAGAGAACAGCAATTCATCAGATAATGTGAATTCCAACAATAACACACAGTTACCACCAGTGCCACCCAAACCAGCCAAAGGCCCGCCTAAACAACCTGATGGTGCATCAGGACCAGAACCTGAGAAGACGCAGCAACCACCTCCATTGCCAGAAGAACATGGTGAGGCGCAGGAGTTCTTCAGCTCTTCCCAAATTCTTGTCTCGGATGACATTATTGACTGCCTACCTGAGGTTGAAGAAATGAGTAATGGAGCACCACCATCACCCCCTCTGATGGCAGGTCCTGAAGAAACCTTAACAGAGAGTCAAGAGCAACATGTTGGTGGCACTTCTTTGCCTTTGCCAGGAGACACAGAAGGTGAGCAAAAACCTACCATTAATgaacaacaaaacaatgaagaagaaaacaaaatgggtGTGAATAGCACTAAGGATATTAAGAATGAAATGACAGAAGCTActaaagaaaatgacattgaaGATGCTGATAAAACCATGGACAAAGCTGAAAGTGATgttaaaggggaaaaagaagatgGTTTTATTACTTCTGATGTGTTAAGTAAGGAGGACTGTGCTATACATGCAAATCACGACTCTCAAGTACATGGCGATATCAAGGATAGATCTGTAAGCGCTATAAACAACAATTCAAAAACCACCAATGTTACAGAAATAGCAGAAGACAACAAAAGGGCTGCCAAAGAGGAAGATGTAGAACAAAAAGATCACgataaagaaatgagagagaGTGTAGAAGTTAAAGACAATATGAAACAAGACCAGGAGAAAGTTTGCCAAGACAATTACATGCTTGATGATAGCCTATCCATCCCTTCTCTAACAACAACACCGGCGTCTTCATCGACGGAGATAGGGATGACGCAGATTCCATTATCGCCGATCTTTGAGGAACCAAGGTCACCGGCTAAGACAGATGATCATCTTGATCTGTCAAACACAAGTTTGTCATCATCCTCCCATCAAATAACTACATCCCCATCATCGCCAGAAAAGATGGACGTATCTGAAGTATCGGGCAGTGTGAGTGATGAGAGTACTGCTGTTGCTACAGCGAGTATTGTATTAGGAGTGGAAACTACTGGAATTACCGAAGCAAATGCAGATTTTATCGGGAAGGAGAACTTTAATGAAAACGAAGCAGAAAGCCAGCACAATGATGAAACCGAAG CTCCAGTACAAGTACCACCTAGTGCTCAGAATGGACCTTCACAAACACAAAATGAAAG GATGTATAACCAACAGCATCAGCATGATATGAATAGGAGAAGTGGAAACATGGACACTCATTCAATGCCAG CTACCAGACAAAGTCCACCAGAGCCACCTGGCCCTCCTGCTGTACCCAAAGCTCCTCATGCACCCCCAGCAGCTCCCCCTGCTGTACCCAAAGCTCCTCATGCACCCCCGGCAGCTCCACCAGCTCCACCCCAGCCTCCAGCAGCTCCGGCAGCACCTCCAGCTCCAGCCGCACCTCCGACTCCACCTCAGCCTCCAGCAGCTCCACCGGCCCCAGCAGCAGGTCCGCCTGCCCCACCAGCACCACCTGCAGCAGGAGGTGCAGGCCCAccccctccaccaccaccaccagctATTGGAGGTCCCCCTCCTGCACCttcaggaggaggaggaggtggtggTGCTCCAGCAGGAGGTGGATTGGCAGCAGCATTAGCAGCagccaaattaaaaaaagttaacaGG ACTGAAGTCAATGATAGTTCATCATCCAGtgcaggaggaggaggaggagggggtggtggtggtagcCGACCACCGCCATCAGGGGGTGGAGGTGACTTCATGAGCTCTCTGCAACAGAAACTAAACCAACGCCGTCAGGCTTCG gAGAATCCATCATCAGCATCAGATTCCAGTAGTAAGCCATCAGGTAGAACGTCGCCCCCTGGAGCTCCGAAAG cTACTTCCAAACCATGGGAAAGAAAAACCAATGGTGTCGACAGTACCACTTCTAGTGCCTCTCCTCAACTAAACCG TGGTCGGCTGCATGGCCCGCGACCTCAACCAACCAGTACCTCGCCTGGTAGTCAGTCCCCCAGGCTTGGAGG ACGAAGACCATCACAGCCTGCTGTCAATGGCAATGCTGGAGGTGATAGTCAAAACTCGCTGGATTATGAGAAACTTAAACAAGAGATCCTGACAGAAATGAGGAAAGAACTACAAAAGACCAAACAAGAAATCATTGATG CCATCAAACAGGAATTGAGTCGAAGGTAA
- the LOC121418919 gene encoding formin-like protein 20 isoform X4 produces MAYRGQGSFNPFNGSRADGGKTVSKLTVQLGRSNGNVATSGPQSGGLMNQRKQVSFGNNQSSRLGGDVNVVGGSKNNSVTVAPKIGNNYTADRGCLWGGAEGGSGSQSREVGLITPIGDHERCVNEQGSCQTISMSTDNMNAMSDSNDMPALDQGPAAPFDESSAMQPDIETNKLHPRVLNGNSVHEEDSSSINSSNVSKVQFEEPTVMNIDSSFESAEEKARALAVGAIEKALASQLVSSVTEAAAKLVSDEAKESIDDNKMDTEQCQVNGGLTANEFLNFSDSKLISSLKNFEEIAALQENSINCQDANANEVSDKKSVSIENSNSSDNVNSNNNTQLPPVPPKPAKGPPKQPDGASGPEPEKTQQPPPLPEEHGEAQEFFSSSQILVSDDIIDCLPEVEEMSNGAPPSPPLMAGPEETLTESQEQHVGGTSLPLPGDTEGEQKPTINEQQNNEEENKMGVNSTKDIKNEMTEATKENDIEDADKTMDKAESDVKGEKEDGFITSDVLSKEDCAIHANHDSQVHGDIKDRSVSAINNNSKTTNVTEIAEDNKRAAKEEDVEQKDHDKEMRESVEVKDNMKQDQEKVCQDNYMLDDSLSIPSLTTTPASSSTEIGMTQIPLSPIFEEPRSPAKTDDHLDLSNTSLSSSSHQITTSPSSPEKMDVSEVSGSVSDESTAVATASIVLGVETTGITEANADFIGKENFNENEAESQHNDETEAPVQVPPSAQNGPSQTQNERMYNQQHQHDMNRRSGNMDTHSMPATRQSPPEPPGPPAVPKAPHAPPAAPPAVPKAPHAPPAAPPAPPQPPAAPAAPPAPAAPPTPPQPPAAPPAPAAGPPAPPAPPAAGGAGPPPPPPPPAIGGPPPAPSGGGGGGGAPAGGGLAAALAAAKLKKVNRTEVNDSSSSSAGGGGGGGGGGSRPPPSGGGGDFMSSLQQKLNQRRQASENPSSASDSSSKPSGRTSPPGAPKATSKPWERKTNGVDSTTSSASPQLNRPPPPPVSNRNSVDGVRIMRPPSGVDQHQTNNPTSPGFSGGRRPSQPAVNGNAGGDSQNSLDYEKLKQEILTEMRKELQKTKQEIIDAIKQELSRR; encoded by the exons ATGGCCTATCGAGGACAGGGAAGTTTTAACCCTTTTAATGGAAGCAGAGCTGATGGTGGTAAGACAGTATCAAAGCTTACTGTTCAACTTGGCAGAAGCAATGGGAATGTGGCAACAAGTGGACCACAGAGTGGTGGATTAATGAATCAAAGAAAGCAAGTCAGCTTTGGCAATAATCAGAGCAGCAGACTGGGCGGAGATGTCAATGTCGTAGGCGGCAGCAAAAACAATTCAGTGACAGTAGCACCCAAGATAGGCAACAATTACACAGCAGATAGGGGCTGTTTGTGGGGCGGAGCTGAGGGTGGAAGTGGTAGTCAGAGTCGGGAAGTGGGATTAATCACGCCAATCGGGGATCACGAGAGATGCGTTAATGAGCAAGGATCCTGTCAGACCATCAGCATGTCAACAGACAACATGAATGCCATGTCGGATAGTAATGATATGCCAGCGTTAGACCAAGGTCCTGCAGCCCCTTTCGATGAATCGTCAGCCATGCAGCCTGACATTGAAACCAACAAACTCCACCCTCGAGTCTTAAATGGTAATTCTGTCCATGAAGAGGATTCAAGTTCCATTAACAGCTCAAATGTAAGCAAGGTACAGTTTGAGGAACCTACTGTTATGAACATTGATTCGAGCTTTGAGAGCGCTGAAGAAAAAGCTAGAGCCTTAGCAGTAGGAGCGATAGAGAAAGCTCTTGCTTCACAGCTTGTATCGTCTGTGACAGAGGCAGCAGCTAAACTTGTGAGTGACGAAGCCAAAGAATCAATTGATGACAACAAGATGGATACTGAGCAGTGCCAGGTAAATGGAGGTTTAACAGCAAATGAGTTTCTAAATTTTTCTGACAGCAAACTGATCTCCAGCTTGAAGAATTTTGAAGAAATCGCTGCTCTTCAAGAAAATTCAATCAACTGCCAAGATGCAAATGCAAATGAAGTTTCTGATAAGAAATCTGTTTCCATAGAGAACAGCAATTCATCAGATAATGTGAATTCCAACAATAACACACAGTTACCACCAGTGCCACCCAAACCAGCCAAAGGCCCGCCTAAACAACCTGATGGTGCATCAGGACCAGAACCTGAGAAGACGCAGCAACCACCTCCATTGCCAGAAGAACATGGTGAGGCGCAGGAGTTCTTCAGCTCTTCCCAAATTCTTGTCTCGGATGACATTATTGACTGCCTACCTGAGGTTGAAGAAATGAGTAATGGAGCACCACCATCACCCCCTCTGATGGCAGGTCCTGAAGAAACCTTAACAGAGAGTCAAGAGCAACATGTTGGTGGCACTTCTTTGCCTTTGCCAGGAGACACAGAAGGTGAGCAAAAACCTACCATTAATgaacaacaaaacaatgaagaagaaaacaaaatgggtGTGAATAGCACTAAGGATATTAAGAATGAAATGACAGAAGCTActaaagaaaatgacattgaaGATGCTGATAAAACCATGGACAAAGCTGAAAGTGATgttaaaggggaaaaagaagatgGTTTTATTACTTCTGATGTGTTAAGTAAGGAGGACTGTGCTATACATGCAAATCACGACTCTCAAGTACATGGCGATATCAAGGATAGATCTGTAAGCGCTATAAACAACAATTCAAAAACCACCAATGTTACAGAAATAGCAGAAGACAACAAAAGGGCTGCCAAAGAGGAAGATGTAGAACAAAAAGATCACgataaagaaatgagagagaGTGTAGAAGTTAAAGACAATATGAAACAAGACCAGGAGAAAGTTTGCCAAGACAATTACATGCTTGATGATAGCCTATCCATCCCTTCTCTAACAACAACACCGGCGTCTTCATCGACGGAGATAGGGATGACGCAGATTCCATTATCGCCGATCTTTGAGGAACCAAGGTCACCGGCTAAGACAGATGATCATCTTGATCTGTCAAACACAAGTTTGTCATCATCCTCCCATCAAATAACTACATCCCCATCATCGCCAGAAAAGATGGACGTATCTGAAGTATCGGGCAGTGTGAGTGATGAGAGTACTGCTGTTGCTACAGCGAGTATTGTATTAGGAGTGGAAACTACTGGAATTACCGAAGCAAATGCAGATTTTATCGGGAAGGAGAACTTTAATGAAAACGAAGCAGAAAGCCAGCACAATGATGAAACCGAAG CTCCAGTACAAGTACCACCTAGTGCTCAGAATGGACCTTCACAAACACAAAATGAAAG GATGTATAACCAACAGCATCAGCATGATATGAATAGGAGAAGTGGAAACATGGACACTCATTCAATGCCAG CTACCAGACAAAGTCCACCAGAGCCACCTGGCCCTCCTGCTGTACCCAAAGCTCCTCATGCACCCCCAGCAGCTCCCCCTGCTGTACCCAAAGCTCCTCATGCACCCCCGGCAGCTCCACCAGCTCCACCCCAGCCTCCAGCAGCTCCGGCAGCACCTCCAGCTCCAGCCGCACCTCCGACTCCACCTCAGCCTCCAGCAGCTCCACCGGCCCCAGCAGCAGGTCCGCCTGCCCCACCAGCACCACCTGCAGCAGGAGGTGCAGGCCCAccccctccaccaccaccaccagctATTGGAGGTCCCCCTCCTGCACCttcaggaggaggaggaggtggtggTGCTCCAGCAGGAGGTGGATTGGCAGCAGCATTAGCAGCagccaaattaaaaaaagttaacaGG ACTGAAGTCAATGATAGTTCATCATCCAGtgcaggaggaggaggaggagggggtggtggtggtagcCGACCACCGCCATCAGGGGGTGGAGGTGACTTCATGAGCTCTCTGCAACAGAAACTAAACCAACGCCGTCAGGCTTCG gAGAATCCATCATCAGCATCAGATTCCAGTAGTAAGCCATCAGGTAGAACGTCGCCCCCTGGAGCTCCGAAAG cTACTTCCAAACCATGGGAAAGAAAAACCAATGGTGTCGACAGTACCACTTCTAGTGCCTCTCCTCAACTAAACCG tcctcctcctcctccggTGTCCAACCGAAATAGCGTTGATGGTGTTCGGATCATGAGACCTCCCTCTGGTGTTGATCAGCACCAGACCAACAATCCCACATCTCCAGGATTTTCAGGAGG ACGAAGACCATCACAGCCTGCTGTCAATGGCAATGCTGGAGGTGATAGTCAAAACTCGCTGGATTATGAGAAACTTAAACAAGAGATCCTGACAGAAATGAGGAAAGAACTACAAAAGACCAAACAAGAAATCATTGATG CCATCAAACAGGAATTGAGTCGAAGGTAA
- the LOC121418919 gene encoding actin cytoskeleton-regulatory complex protein PAN1-like isoform X6: MAYRGQGSFNPFNGSRADGGKTVSKLTVQLGRSNGNVATSGPQSGGLMNQRKQVSFGNNQSSRLGGDVNVVGGSKNNSVTVAPKIGNNYTADRGCLWGGAEGGSGSQSREVGLITPIGDHERCVNEQGSCQTISMSTDNMNAMSDSNDMPALDQGPAAPFDESSAMQPDIETNKLHPRVLNGNSVHEEDSSSINSSNVSKVQFEEPTVMNIDSSFESAEEKARALAVGAIEKALASQLVSSVTEAAAKLVSDEAKESIDDNKMDTEQCQVNGGLTANEFLNFSDSKLISSLKNFEEIAALQENSINCQDANANEVSDKKSVSIENSNSSDNVNSNNNTQLPPVPPKPAKGPPKQPDGASGPEPEKTQQPPPLPEEHGEAQEFFSSSQILVSDDIIDCLPEVEEMSNGAPPSPPLMAGPEETLTESQEQHVGGTSLPLPGDTEGEQKPTINEQQNNEEENKMGVNSTKDIKNEMTEATKENDIEDADKTMDKAESDVKGEKEDGFITSDVLSKEDCAIHANHDSQVHGDIKDRSVSAINNNSKTTNVTEIAEDNKRAAKEEDVEQKDHDKEMRESVEVKDNMKQDQEKVCQDNYMLDDSLSIPSLTTTPASSSTEIGMTQIPLSPIFEEPRSPAKTDDHLDLSNTSLSSSSHQITTSPSSPEKMDVSEVSGSVSDESTAVATASIVLGVETTGITEANADFIGKENFNENEAESQHNDETEAPVQVPPSAQNGPSQTQNERMYNQQHQHDMNRRSGNMDTHSMPATRQSPPEPPGPPAVPKAPHAPPAAPPAVPKAPHAPPAAPPAPPQPPAAPAAPPAPAAPPTPPQPPAAPPAPAAGPPAPPAPPAAGGAGPPPPPPPPAIGGPPPAPSGGGGGGGAPAGGGLAAALAAAKLKKVNRTEVNDSSSSSAGGGGGGGGGGSRPPPSGGGGDFMSSLQQKLNQRRQASENPSSASDSSSKPSGRTSPPGAPKATSKPWERKTNGVDSTTSSASPQLNRRRPSQPAVNGNAGGDSQNSLDYEKLKQEILTEMRKELQKTKQEIIDAIKQELSRR; the protein is encoded by the exons ATGGCCTATCGAGGACAGGGAAGTTTTAACCCTTTTAATGGAAGCAGAGCTGATGGTGGTAAGACAGTATCAAAGCTTACTGTTCAACTTGGCAGAAGCAATGGGAATGTGGCAACAAGTGGACCACAGAGTGGTGGATTAATGAATCAAAGAAAGCAAGTCAGCTTTGGCAATAATCAGAGCAGCAGACTGGGCGGAGATGTCAATGTCGTAGGCGGCAGCAAAAACAATTCAGTGACAGTAGCACCCAAGATAGGCAACAATTACACAGCAGATAGGGGCTGTTTGTGGGGCGGAGCTGAGGGTGGAAGTGGTAGTCAGAGTCGGGAAGTGGGATTAATCACGCCAATCGGGGATCACGAGAGATGCGTTAATGAGCAAGGATCCTGTCAGACCATCAGCATGTCAACAGACAACATGAATGCCATGTCGGATAGTAATGATATGCCAGCGTTAGACCAAGGTCCTGCAGCCCCTTTCGATGAATCGTCAGCCATGCAGCCTGACATTGAAACCAACAAACTCCACCCTCGAGTCTTAAATGGTAATTCTGTCCATGAAGAGGATTCAAGTTCCATTAACAGCTCAAATGTAAGCAAGGTACAGTTTGAGGAACCTACTGTTATGAACATTGATTCGAGCTTTGAGAGCGCTGAAGAAAAAGCTAGAGCCTTAGCAGTAGGAGCGATAGAGAAAGCTCTTGCTTCACAGCTTGTATCGTCTGTGACAGAGGCAGCAGCTAAACTTGTGAGTGACGAAGCCAAAGAATCAATTGATGACAACAAGATGGATACTGAGCAGTGCCAGGTAAATGGAGGTTTAACAGCAAATGAGTTTCTAAATTTTTCTGACAGCAAACTGATCTCCAGCTTGAAGAATTTTGAAGAAATCGCTGCTCTTCAAGAAAATTCAATCAACTGCCAAGATGCAAATGCAAATGAAGTTTCTGATAAGAAATCTGTTTCCATAGAGAACAGCAATTCATCAGATAATGTGAATTCCAACAATAACACACAGTTACCACCAGTGCCACCCAAACCAGCCAAAGGCCCGCCTAAACAACCTGATGGTGCATCAGGACCAGAACCTGAGAAGACGCAGCAACCACCTCCATTGCCAGAAGAACATGGTGAGGCGCAGGAGTTCTTCAGCTCTTCCCAAATTCTTGTCTCGGATGACATTATTGACTGCCTACCTGAGGTTGAAGAAATGAGTAATGGAGCACCACCATCACCCCCTCTGATGGCAGGTCCTGAAGAAACCTTAACAGAGAGTCAAGAGCAACATGTTGGTGGCACTTCTTTGCCTTTGCCAGGAGACACAGAAGGTGAGCAAAAACCTACCATTAATgaacaacaaaacaatgaagaagaaaacaaaatgggtGTGAATAGCACTAAGGATATTAAGAATGAAATGACAGAAGCTActaaagaaaatgacattgaaGATGCTGATAAAACCATGGACAAAGCTGAAAGTGATgttaaaggggaaaaagaagatgGTTTTATTACTTCTGATGTGTTAAGTAAGGAGGACTGTGCTATACATGCAAATCACGACTCTCAAGTACATGGCGATATCAAGGATAGATCTGTAAGCGCTATAAACAACAATTCAAAAACCACCAATGTTACAGAAATAGCAGAAGACAACAAAAGGGCTGCCAAAGAGGAAGATGTAGAACAAAAAGATCACgataaagaaatgagagagaGTGTAGAAGTTAAAGACAATATGAAACAAGACCAGGAGAAAGTTTGCCAAGACAATTACATGCTTGATGATAGCCTATCCATCCCTTCTCTAACAACAACACCGGCGTCTTCATCGACGGAGATAGGGATGACGCAGATTCCATTATCGCCGATCTTTGAGGAACCAAGGTCACCGGCTAAGACAGATGATCATCTTGATCTGTCAAACACAAGTTTGTCATCATCCTCCCATCAAATAACTACATCCCCATCATCGCCAGAAAAGATGGACGTATCTGAAGTATCGGGCAGTGTGAGTGATGAGAGTACTGCTGTTGCTACAGCGAGTATTGTATTAGGAGTGGAAACTACTGGAATTACCGAAGCAAATGCAGATTTTATCGGGAAGGAGAACTTTAATGAAAACGAAGCAGAAAGCCAGCACAATGATGAAACCGAAG CTCCAGTACAAGTACCACCTAGTGCTCAGAATGGACCTTCACAAACACAAAATGAAAG GATGTATAACCAACAGCATCAGCATGATATGAATAGGAGAAGTGGAAACATGGACACTCATTCAATGCCAG CTACCAGACAAAGTCCACCAGAGCCACCTGGCCCTCCTGCTGTACCCAAAGCTCCTCATGCACCCCCAGCAGCTCCCCCTGCTGTACCCAAAGCTCCTCATGCACCCCCGGCAGCTCCACCAGCTCCACCCCAGCCTCCAGCAGCTCCGGCAGCACCTCCAGCTCCAGCCGCACCTCCGACTCCACCTCAGCCTCCAGCAGCTCCACCGGCCCCAGCAGCAGGTCCGCCTGCCCCACCAGCACCACCTGCAGCAGGAGGTGCAGGCCCAccccctccaccaccaccaccagctATTGGAGGTCCCCCTCCTGCACCttcaggaggaggaggaggtggtggTGCTCCAGCAGGAGGTGGATTGGCAGCAGCATTAGCAGCagccaaattaaaaaaagttaacaGG ACTGAAGTCAATGATAGTTCATCATCCAGtgcaggaggaggaggaggagggggtggtggtggtagcCGACCACCGCCATCAGGGGGTGGAGGTGACTTCATGAGCTCTCTGCAACAGAAACTAAACCAACGCCGTCAGGCTTCG gAGAATCCATCATCAGCATCAGATTCCAGTAGTAAGCCATCAGGTAGAACGTCGCCCCCTGGAGCTCCGAAAG cTACTTCCAAACCATGGGAAAGAAAAACCAATGGTGTCGACAGTACCACTTCTAGTGCCTCTCCTCAACTAAACCG ACGAAGACCATCACAGCCTGCTGTCAATGGCAATGCTGGAGGTGATAGTCAAAACTCGCTGGATTATGAGAAACTTAAACAAGAGATCCTGACAGAAATGAGGAAAGAACTACAAAAGACCAAACAAGAAATCATTGATG CCATCAAACAGGAATTGAGTCGAAGGTAA